In the genome of Desulfuromonas sp. DDH964, one region contains:
- a CDS encoding FAD-dependent oxidoreductase, with the protein MSDILFTPLAIGPLSLANRIVMPAMHLNLCDDYQVSDRLCAFYAERARGGAGLISVGYASVDELAAHPGHIGAHDDRFLPGLTRLAATLHAGGARAAVQLNHAGRYNHSLLTGGLQPVAPSALPSRLTGETPRALSGAEIDGLIKAFAAAAGRVAAAGFDAVEILAGTGYLISEFLSPLTNRRDDAWGGSLENRMRFGCAVVAAVKEESGLPVIVRLNGNDFMPGGNGREELIAFAMALEAAGADALSVNVGWHEAQLPQIVTKVPRGAFAYLARGIRERVTIPVILGHRINDPATARELLADQWCDAVAMGRALIADPELPNKARLGREAQLVHCVACGQGCFDNLFKMRHIECLCNPRAGHELDRAFVASAMPQRVLVVGGGAAGMSAALAAARRGHRVTLCERSHELGGQLLLAGAPPGRAEFAGLAADLARQVAAAGVAVRLSCTVDRRLLEELRPDRVILASGGQPLTPAIPGIELPLVVQAWEVLAGRAEVGRRVVVIGGGAVGIEVALALAEEGTLSAEVLKFLLIHEAEELSELRRLATRGKRQVSLVEMLGKLGGNFGRTTRWTMLQDLERYGVASFPESRVEAISPAGVTISRHGESLLLPADSVVLAVGTRAEASLEPLCAELAIPCTLVGDARRPGLVLDAVHQGFLAAQEVA; encoded by the coding sequence ATGAGCGATATCCTCTTCACCCCCCTGGCGATCGGCCCGCTCTCCCTGGCCAACCGCATCGTCATGCCGGCGATGCACCTTAACCTCTGCGACGATTACCAGGTCAGCGACCGCCTCTGCGCCTTCTACGCCGAGCGCGCCCGCGGCGGCGCCGGCCTGATCAGCGTCGGTTACGCCAGCGTCGATGAGCTGGCGGCGCATCCCGGCCATATCGGCGCCCATGACGACCGCTTCCTCCCCGGCCTGACCCGGCTTGCCGCCACCCTCCATGCCGGCGGCGCACGCGCCGCGGTGCAACTCAACCACGCCGGCCGTTACAATCATTCGCTGCTGACCGGCGGCCTCCAGCCGGTCGCCCCCTCGGCGCTGCCGTCCCGCCTCACCGGGGAGACCCCGCGGGCCCTCAGCGGTGCCGAAATCGATGGCCTGATCAAAGCCTTTGCCGCCGCCGCCGGGCGGGTCGCCGCCGCCGGCTTCGACGCCGTCGAGATCCTGGCCGGTACCGGCTACCTGATCAGCGAATTCCTTTCCCCCCTCACCAACCGACGCGACGACGCCTGGGGCGGCAGCCTGGAAAACCGCATGCGCTTCGGCTGCGCGGTGGTGGCTGCGGTCAAAGAGGAGAGCGGCCTGCCGGTGATCGTGCGCCTCAACGGCAACGACTTCATGCCCGGCGGCAACGGCCGCGAAGAACTGATCGCCTTTGCCATGGCGCTGGAGGCGGCCGGTGCCGACGCCCTCAGTGTCAATGTCGGCTGGCACGAGGCGCAGCTCCCCCAGATCGTCACCAAGGTGCCGCGCGGCGCCTTCGCCTACCTCGCCCGCGGCATCCGGGAACGGGTCACGATCCCGGTCATTCTCGGTCACCGCATCAACGATCCGGCCACCGCCCGCGAGCTCCTCGCTGACCAGTGGTGCGACGCCGTGGCGATGGGACGGGCGCTGATTGCCGATCCCGAGCTGCCGAACAAGGCCCGCCTGGGGCGCGAGGCGCAGCTGGTCCATTGCGTCGCCTGCGGCCAGGGCTGTTTCGACAACCTCTTCAAGATGCGTCATATCGAATGCCTCTGTAATCCCCGCGCCGGCCACGAACTCGATCGCGCCTTCGTCGCCAGTGCCATGCCGCAGCGGGTGCTGGTGGTCGGCGGCGGCGCCGCTGGCATGAGCGCCGCGCTGGCGGCGGCCCGCCGCGGTCACCGCGTCACCCTCTGCGAGCGCAGCCACGAGCTCGGTGGGCAGTTGCTGCTGGCCGGCGCCCCACCGGGGCGGGCGGAGTTTGCCGGCCTCGCTGCCGACCTGGCTCGCCAGGTGGCGGCCGCCGGGGTCGCGGTTCGGTTGAGTTGCACCGTCGATCGTCGCCTGCTGGAGGAGTTGCGGCCCGACCGGGTGATCCTGGCGAGCGGCGGCCAACCGCTGACACCGGCGATTCCGGGGATCGAGCTGCCGCTGGTGGTGCAGGCCTGGGAGGTGCTGGCGGGGCGGGCCGAGGTCGGTCGCCGGGTGGTGGTGATCGGCGGCGGTGCCGTCGGTATCGAGGTGGCCCTGGCCCTCGCCGAGGAGGGGACGTTGTCGGCCGAGGTCCTCAAGTTTCTGCTGATCCATGAGGCGGAAGAGCTGAGCGAGCTGCGCCGGCTGGCGACGCGGGGGAAACGCCAGGTGAGCCTGGTCGAAATGCTCGGCAAGCTGGGCGGCAATTTTGGCAGAACCACGCGCTGGACCATGCTGCAGGACCTGGAGCGCTACGGTGTCGCCAGCTTTCCCGAGAGCCGGGTCGAAGCGATCAGTCCCGCCGGGGTCACGATCTCCCGTCACGGCGAGTCCCTGCTCCTCCCCGCCGACAGCGTGGTGCTGGCGGTCGGTACCCGCGCCGAAGCGAGCCTCGAACCGCTCTGCGCCGAGCTCGCCATCCCCTGCACTTTGGTCGGCGATGCCCGCCGGCCGGGGCTGGTCCTCGACGCCGTCCACCAGGGTTTTCTCGCCGCACAGGAGGTCGCATGA
- a CDS encoding DUF4442 domain-containing protein produces MKSFARLPGLLARARTSSFWLRVLNLLLGRMIPFNRPHGVRILDLGPDRVRTTADYRRRNHNHIGGVHACCIATVAEFSSGMLLLSRLDPVRYRLIMAHLEIDYLYQARSAIIAESVLSDAELAAEVLQPLQEHDKLVKEFETLVSDRQGNLVARARITWHIKPWDKVRTRPA; encoded by the coding sequence ATGAAGAGTTTCGCCCGCCTCCCCGGTCTGCTGGCCAGGGCCCGCACCTCAAGCTTCTGGCTGCGGGTGCTGAACCTCCTCCTCGGGCGGATGATCCCCTTCAACCGCCCCCACGGGGTCCGCATCCTCGACCTCGGCCCTGACCGGGTGCGCACCACCGCCGACTACCGGCGTCGCAATCACAATCATATCGGCGGCGTCCACGCCTGCTGCATCGCCACCGTCGCCGAATTCTCTTCCGGCATGCTCCTCCTCTCGCGGCTCGACCCGGTGCGCTACCGGCTGATCATGGCGCACCTCGAGATCGACTACCTTTATCAGGCCAGGAGCGCTATCATCGCCGAGAGCGTGCTGAGTGACGCGGAGCTGGCCGCCGAGGTACTGCAGCCGCTGCAGGAGCATGACAAGCTGGTGAAGGAATTCGAGACCCTGGTGAGCGACCGCCAAGGGAACCTGGTGGCGCGGGCGCGGATCACCTGGCACATCAAACCCTGGGACAAGGTGCGCACCCGCCCGGCCTGA
- a CDS encoding chalcone isomerase family protein, whose product MLKRLLPLLLVGLMLVAGNAAALEVAGVQLAPEVGLGGERLQLNGYGIRKKFFFKIYVGSLYTAQPATSTAQVLALPGAKLVRMDFVYDKVDKKKIVDAFAEGFEKNSPGLVGSASARAFLGWFDADFVRGDRVDLQVGADGTVSASHNGRVLGSVTDPALARGVLLIYLGEQPADADLKAGMLGQD is encoded by the coding sequence ATGCTGAAACGATTGTTGCCGCTACTGCTGGTCGGACTGATGCTGGTGGCCGGAAATGCCGCGGCGCTGGAGGTGGCGGGAGTGCAACTGGCGCCCGAGGTGGGCCTTGGCGGTGAGCGGCTGCAGCTTAACGGCTACGGCATCCGCAAAAAATTCTTCTTCAAGATCTACGTCGGCTCCCTCTACACCGCCCAGCCGGCCACCAGCACCGCCCAGGTGCTGGCGCTGCCCGGCGCCAAGCTGGTGCGCATGGATTTCGTCTACGACAAGGTCGACAAGAAGAAGATCGTCGACGCCTTTGCCGAGGGGTTCGAGAAGAACAGCCCCGGCCTGGTCGGGAGTGCCAGCGCCAGGGCCTTCCTCGGCTGGTTCGACGCCGACTTTGTCCGCGGCGACCGGGTTGACCTGCAAGTGGGGGCGGACGGCACGGTCAGCGCCAGCCACAACGGGCGCGTCCTCGGCAGCGTCACCGACCCGGCCCTGGCGCGCGGGGTGCTGCTGATCTACCTTGGCGAGCAGCCGGCGGACGCCGACCTGAAGGCGGGGATGCTCGGCCAGGACTAG
- a CDS encoding helix-turn-helix domain-containing protein, whose product MSASTEQATQIGTVAKKLGVTTRTIRYYEEIGLMGPPERLGGGARMYNRADVLRLKFILKLKELGITLKEMQELAANFDTQSQDFESITPKLVEILDGHISKVDQKIANLSSLRREIVDYRSRIVDILQGNAPPVR is encoded by the coding sequence ATGAGCGCCAGCACGGAACAGGCCACCCAGATTGGCACCGTCGCCAAAAAACTCGGCGTCACCACCCGCACCATCCGCTACTACGAGGAGATCGGCCTGATGGGGCCGCCGGAGCGCCTCGGCGGTGGCGCCCGCATGTACAACCGCGCCGACGTGCTGCGCCTGAAGTTCATTCTCAAGCTCAAGGAGCTCGGCATCACCCTCAAGGAGATGCAGGAACTGGCCGCCAACTTCGACACCCAGAGCCAGGATTTCGAGTCGATCACCCCGAAGCTGGTGGAGATCCTCGACGGTCATATCAGCAAGGTCGACCAGAAGATCGCCAACCTCTCCTCGCTGCGCCGGGAGATCGTCGACTACCGCAGCCGCATCGTCGACATCCTGCAGGGGAACGCCCCGCCGGTTCGTTGA
- a CDS encoding (Fe-S)-binding protein, which translates to MNQTREIYWNVGHGVLIPMYLLALLALAVLGWGLWQRIRVYRQGEPLDRRDQLGARVTEMLTSAFGQLRVLRVAGAGTAHALFFWGFVLLTIGTTLIFIQADILDPLFDVRFLQGGFYLLFSLTLDIAGLVAIVMLLGLGVRRYLVRPAGLPSSGDNALMLVLLLVILVSGFVVEGLRMAATELGTPLAAWSPVGLVFANFFAGVETTSLQSLHRGLWWLHLLLALGFIALIPFSKLRHLLLTPANSLFRDRGPVGQLATLDLEDESSEHFGAAQLSDLSWKDLLDADACTYCKRCQDRCPAFATDKPLSPMKIVNQLQELAFAPAAATAAPGLVETIGRDELWACTTCRACQEICPATIEHVPKIVAMRRNLVLMEGEFPGEEVQKALEATEVNGNPLNMGYAGRGDWAEELGIKPLAEDPEVDLLYFVGCYASFDKRNIKVAKSFIRLCQAAGLRVGILGKEEKCCGEPMRKLGNEYLYQMMAAENIELIKGYGVKRIVTSCPHCFNTLAKDYRDLGLDLPVAHYTAFLAELLAQGKLPLKAAEFACTYHDSCYLGRYNDLFAAPRQLIAAAGGRLNEMEKSGRESFCCGAGGGRILAEEKLGSRISEKRAAMAAATGAPLLVSSCPFCLTMFEDGVKGAGFEESLAPKDLAELLAERI; encoded by the coding sequence ATGAACCAGACACGGGAAATCTACTGGAATGTCGGCCATGGGGTGCTGATCCCCATGTATCTGCTGGCGCTGCTGGCGCTGGCGGTATTGGGCTGGGGGCTGTGGCAACGGATCCGGGTCTATCGCCAGGGAGAGCCCCTTGACCGGCGAGACCAGCTCGGGGCGCGCGTCACCGAGATGCTGACCAGCGCCTTTGGCCAGCTGCGGGTGCTGCGGGTCGCCGGCGCCGGCACCGCCCATGCCCTCTTCTTCTGGGGCTTCGTCCTGCTGACCATCGGCACCACCCTGATCTTCATCCAGGCCGACATCCTCGACCCGCTCTTTGACGTGCGTTTTCTCCAGGGCGGATTTTACCTCCTCTTCTCCCTGACCCTCGATATTGCCGGGCTGGTCGCCATCGTCATGCTGCTCGGCCTCGGGGTGCGCCGCTATCTGGTGCGTCCTGCCGGCCTGCCGAGCAGCGGCGACAACGCCCTGATGCTGGTTCTGCTGCTGGTGATCCTGGTTAGCGGTTTCGTCGTCGAGGGGCTGCGCATGGCCGCCACCGAACTCGGTACGCCGCTCGCCGCCTGGTCGCCGGTGGGGCTGGTCTTTGCCAACTTCTTTGCCGGCGTCGAGACGACCAGCCTGCAAAGCCTCCATCGCGGACTCTGGTGGCTGCACCTCCTCCTCGCCCTCGGCTTTATCGCCCTGATCCCCTTCAGCAAGCTGCGCCACCTGCTCCTCACCCCGGCCAACAGCCTCTTTCGCGACCGCGGCCCGGTCGGCCAGCTGGCCACCCTCGATCTCGAAGACGAAAGTTCCGAGCACTTCGGTGCCGCGCAGCTTTCCGACCTCTCCTGGAAGGATCTGCTCGACGCCGACGCCTGCACCTACTGCAAGCGCTGCCAGGACCGCTGCCCCGCCTTCGCCACCGACAAGCCGCTGTCGCCGATGAAGATCGTCAACCAGCTGCAGGAGCTCGCCTTTGCCCCGGCCGCCGCGACTGCCGCCCCCGGGCTGGTCGAGACCATCGGTCGCGACGAGCTCTGGGCCTGCACCACCTGCCGCGCCTGCCAGGAGATCTGCCCCGCCACCATCGAGCACGTCCCCAAGATCGTCGCCATGCGCCGCAACCTGGTGCTGATGGAAGGGGAGTTCCCGGGCGAAGAGGTGCAGAAAGCACTGGAGGCGACCGAGGTCAACGGCAATCCCCTCAACATGGGCTACGCCGGTCGTGGTGACTGGGCCGAAGAGCTCGGCATCAAGCCCCTCGCCGAAGACCCCGAGGTCGACCTCCTCTACTTCGTTGGCTGCTACGCCTCCTTTGACAAGCGCAACATCAAGGTCGCGAAGAGCTTCATCCGGCTCTGCCAGGCCGCCGGGCTCAGGGTCGGCATCCTCGGCAAAGAGGAGAAGTGCTGCGGTGAGCCGATGCGCAAGCTCGGCAACGAGTACCTCTACCAGATGATGGCCGCCGAGAATATCGAGCTGATCAAGGGGTATGGCGTCAAGAGGATCGTCACCAGCTGCCCCCACTGCTTCAATACCCTTGCCAAGGACTACCGTGATCTCGGCCTCGACCTGCCGGTGGCGCACTACACCGCCTTTCTCGCCGAACTGCTGGCGCAGGGGAAGCTGCCGCTCAAGGCCGCCGAGTTTGCCTGCACCTACCACGACAGCTGCTACCTCGGCCGCTACAATGACCTCTTCGCCGCGCCGCGCCAGCTCATCGCAGCCGCCGGCGGGCGCCTCAACGAGATGGAAAAGAGCGGCCGGGAGAGCTTCTGCTGCGGCGCCGGCGGCGGCCGCATCCTCGCCGAAGAGAAACTCGGCAGCCGCATCAGCGAGAAGCGCGCCGCCATGGCCGCCGCCACCGGTGCGCCGCTGCTGGTTTCGAGCTGCCCTTTCTGCCTGACCATGTTCGAGGACGGCGTCAAGGGGGCCGGCTTCGAAGAGAGCCTCGCCCCGAAAGACCTCGCCGAACTGCTGGCGGAGCGAATCTGA
- a CDS encoding electron transfer flavoprotein subunit beta/FixA family protein, which produces MKILVCIKQVPDLESRFKLNAAGTWYSEQDLAWRMNEYDEYAVEQAVQLKEQSGGELVVLSLGPERVREALKKALAMGADRGVHLQDDASFAKDPSQIAAAIAAYAKDEQFDVVFTGLQSQDRGSAQVGVLLAAALGLNAVTTIVDFSLAGSVATVKRELEGGVKAVVEVTLPALFTCQLGLNTPRYPTLPNIMKAKKKEIAALPVSVPEGRTTTLKTAYPEKKGGGLVLEGEVGALADQLLALLKEKTAVLR; this is translated from the coding sequence ATGAAGATCCTCGTCTGCATCAAGCAGGTTCCGGATTTGGAATCGCGCTTCAAGCTCAACGCCGCCGGGACCTGGTACAGCGAGCAGGACCTCGCCTGGCGCATGAACGAGTACGACGAGTACGCCGTCGAACAGGCGGTGCAGCTCAAGGAGCAGAGCGGCGGCGAACTGGTGGTGTTGAGCCTCGGCCCCGAGCGGGTGCGCGAAGCGCTTAAAAAGGCGCTGGCGATGGGGGCCGACCGCGGCGTCCACCTGCAGGACGATGCCAGCTTCGCGAAGGACCCGTCCCAGATTGCCGCGGCAATCGCCGCCTACGCCAAGGACGAGCAGTTCGACGTCGTCTTCACCGGCCTGCAGTCCCAGGACCGCGGCAGCGCCCAGGTTGGCGTGCTGCTCGCCGCAGCCCTTGGCCTCAACGCCGTCACCACCATCGTCGACTTTAGCCTGGCGGGGAGCGTCGCCACCGTCAAGCGCGAGCTCGAAGGGGGGGTGAAGGCCGTCGTTGAAGTAACCCTGCCGGCCCTCTTCACCTGCCAGCTCGGCCTCAACACCCCGCGCTACCCGACTCTGCCCAACATCATGAAGGCGAAGAAGAAAGAGATCGCCGCCCTGCCGGTGAGCGTTCCGGAAGGGCGCACCACCACCCTCAAGACCGCTTATCCGGAGAAGAAGGGGGGCGGGCTGGTGCTCGAAGGGGAGGTCGGCGCCCTCGCCGACCAACTGCTGGCGCTGCTGAAAGAAAAGACCGCCGTGCTGCGCTAG
- a CDS encoding electron transfer flavoprotein subunit alpha/FixB family protein produces MKALLVAESRQGELLAASYEPLAFAQKLGAQSAMFLVGSRQSLPQFDGPLYFADAGAAGDYQPDLHKALLQQAIEKEQPELVVFCHSSYGWDLAPRLAAALSAPQISEVIDVVEGGYLVPACNAKLRRTVAAKGPVTIVTLQAGAFSLSAPPAGTPQLEELSVAGAGSGIRLTGYEAAEKGGVDLGKAEVIVSAGRGIGKPENLALIEALAKTLHGEYGASRPVVDAGWADHSRQVGSTGQTVAPKLYVACGISGAIQHLAGMKKSDYIVAINTDKEAPIGEIADVLVVADLKQFVPALTAKLAG; encoded by the coding sequence ATGAAAGCCTTGCTCGTTGCCGAATCCCGCCAGGGAGAGCTCCTCGCCGCCAGCTACGAACCGCTCGCCTTTGCCCAGAAACTCGGGGCCCAGAGCGCCATGTTCCTGGTCGGCAGCCGCCAGAGCCTGCCCCAGTTTGATGGCCCCCTCTACTTCGCCGACGCCGGCGCCGCCGGCGACTACCAGCCCGACCTGCACAAGGCGCTCTTGCAGCAGGCGATCGAAAAAGAGCAGCCCGAGCTGGTCGTCTTCTGCCACTCCTCCTACGGCTGGGACCTCGCGCCGCGCCTCGCCGCCGCCCTTTCGGCGCCGCAGATCTCCGAAGTGATCGACGTCGTCGAGGGGGGCTACCTGGTGCCGGCCTGCAACGCCAAGCTGCGCCGCACCGTCGCCGCCAAGGGGCCCGTCACCATCGTCACCCTGCAGGCCGGCGCCTTCAGCCTCTCCGCCCCCCCCGCCGGCACTCCGCAGCTCGAAGAGCTGAGCGTCGCCGGCGCCGGCAGCGGCATCCGCCTGACCGGCTACGAAGCCGCCGAGAAGGGGGGCGTCGATCTCGGCAAGGCCGAGGTGATCGTCAGCGCCGGGCGCGGCATCGGCAAGCCGGAGAACCTGGCGCTGATCGAAGCGCTGGCGAAAACGTTGCACGGCGAATACGGGGCGAGCCGGCCGGTGGTCGACGCCGGCTGGGCCGACCACAGCCGGCAGGTCGGCTCCACCGGGCAGACGGTGGCGCCCAAGCTCTACGTCGCCTGCGGCATCAGCGGGGCGATCCAGCACCTGGCCGGGATGAAGAAATCGGACTACATCGTCGCCATCAACACCGACAAGGAGGCGCCGATCGGCGAAATCGCCGACGTGCTGGTGGTCGCCGACCTCAAGCAGTTCGTCCCCGCCCTCACCGCCAAGCTGGCCGGCTGA
- a CDS encoding IS110 family transposase — protein MKFYTKQHQFYCGVDLHADAMYVCILDATGEVVVHQNIPTKPKNFLRLIKPYRSGIVVGCECMFTWYWLADLCTEQEIDFVLGHALYMKAIHGGKAKNDRIDSHKIAVLLRGGSFPLAYTYPKPMRATRDLLRRRNHLARKRGELFAHIQNTATQYNLPEPLGRIAKPSERGDLLKKFPDSVVRRMVEVDLLTIEHYEQLLDRLERELERIATGHDPINLALLKSIPGVGKILGMVMLYEIEDIARFPREQDFASYCRLVKPGKESNGKHYGHSGKKIGNAHLRWAFGEAVVLMLKGNKPAQTMLQRLASKHGKGKALAILAHRLGRAVYYMLKNQVPFDQDRFLRKAA, from the coding sequence ATGAAATTCTACACGAAACAGCACCAATTCTATTGCGGCGTCGATCTGCATGCAGACGCCATGTACGTCTGCATCCTTGATGCGACCGGCGAGGTGGTGGTTCATCAGAACATCCCGACCAAACCGAAAAACTTCCTGCGACTGATCAAACCCTACCGCTCCGGCATCGTGGTCGGCTGCGAGTGCATGTTTACCTGGTACTGGCTGGCCGATCTGTGCACCGAGCAGGAGATTGACTTCGTCCTCGGTCATGCCCTCTACATGAAGGCAATTCACGGCGGCAAGGCCAAGAACGATCGCATCGATTCCCACAAGATCGCCGTACTGCTGCGCGGCGGTTCTTTTCCGCTGGCCTATACCTACCCCAAGCCGATGCGGGCGACGAGGGACTTGCTGCGCCGCCGCAATCATCTCGCCCGCAAACGGGGCGAACTCTTCGCCCACATCCAGAACACCGCCACCCAGTACAACCTCCCCGAGCCGCTGGGACGTATCGCCAAACCGAGCGAGCGCGGTGATCTGCTCAAAAAGTTTCCCGATTCGGTGGTACGTCGCATGGTCGAGGTCGACCTGCTCACCATCGAACATTACGAACAGCTGCTGGATCGACTGGAGCGGGAACTGGAGCGCATCGCCACCGGTCATGATCCGATCAACCTGGCGCTGCTCAAATCGATTCCCGGGGTCGGCAAGATCCTCGGCATGGTGATGCTCTACGAGATCGAGGACATCGCCCGCTTCCCCCGCGAGCAGGACTTTGCCTCCTATTGCCGGCTGGTCAAGCCGGGCAAGGAATCGAACGGCAAGCATTATGGCCATTCGGGCAAGAAGATCGGCAACGCCCATCTGCGCTGGGCTTTTGGCGAGGCCGTGGTGCTGATGCTCAAAGGGAACAAGCCGGCTCAAACCATGCTGCAACGCCTGGCCAGCAAGCACGGCAAGGGGAAAGCCCTGGCCATCCTGGCCCATCGTCTCGGTCGTGCCGTCTATTACATGCTCAAAAATCAGGTGCCCTTCGACCAGGACAGGTTCCTGCGCAAGGCCGCCTGA
- the istA gene encoding IS21 family transposase has protein sequence MRKIKDVLRLHYEAGLTQRAIARSVGTSHTTVGEFLRRAAHAGLSWPLPENLDETRLEQLLFPPAPVIPADQRPMPDWATIHQELKRKGVTLGLLWEEYQNSHPEGYRYSRFCDLYREWSGKLRLSMRQVHKAGEKLFVDYTGQTLPIVDRRTGEIREAQLFVAALGASSQTFAEATWTQGLPDWIGSHVRAFSFYGGVPEIVVPDNLKSAVSKPCRYEPDINPTYAELAAHYGCAVIPARVRKPKDKAKVEAAVLVAERFILARLRNRTFFSLAEANAAIRELVEHLNRRPFKKLPGCRQQLFDTLERPALNPLPATPYTFAEWRHARVNIDYHAEVDHHYYSVPYVLVKQQLDVRLTATTVEFLHKGQRVASHVRSSERGRHTTLGEHMPKSHREYAEWTPQRLVSWAAKTGPHTAALAEKILASRAHPQQGYRSVLGLIRLAKTYTPERLEAACQRALATNACRLKSVASILKTGLDRQSLPESTESQLSLLPSHDNIRGAGYYH, from the coding sequence ATGCGCAAGATCAAGGACGTTCTGCGTCTGCATTACGAAGCCGGCCTGACACAGCGGGCCATCGCCCGCTCCGTCGGCACGTCACACACCACGGTGGGCGAATTTCTGAGACGCGCCGCTCACGCCGGGTTGTCTTGGCCGCTGCCAGAGAATCTGGACGAAACCCGACTTGAACAGTTGCTCTTTCCGCCAGCGCCAGTCATTCCCGCCGACCAGCGCCCCATGCCCGACTGGGCGACCATCCATCAGGAACTCAAGCGCAAGGGCGTCACCCTGGGGCTGCTCTGGGAGGAATACCAGAACAGCCATCCCGAGGGGTATCGCTACAGCCGTTTCTGCGATCTGTACCGTGAGTGGTCCGGCAAACTGCGTCTGTCGATGCGTCAGGTGCACAAAGCCGGCGAGAAGCTGTTTGTCGACTACACCGGCCAGACCCTGCCGATCGTCGACCGCCGCACCGGCGAGATCCGCGAAGCGCAACTGTTCGTCGCGGCCCTGGGGGCGAGTTCCCAGACGTTTGCCGAAGCCACCTGGACCCAAGGGCTGCCGGACTGGATCGGCTCGCATGTCCGGGCCTTCTCCTTCTACGGCGGAGTGCCCGAGATCGTTGTTCCGGACAACCTGAAAAGCGCCGTCTCCAAACCCTGCCGCTACGAACCGGACATCAACCCCACCTATGCGGAGCTGGCCGCTCACTATGGCTGCGCGGTGATTCCGGCGCGGGTGCGCAAACCCAAAGACAAGGCCAAGGTCGAGGCGGCGGTTCTGGTCGCCGAGCGCTTCATCCTGGCGCGGCTGCGCAACCGTACCTTCTTCAGTCTGGCCGAGGCCAACGCCGCCATTCGGGAGCTGGTGGAGCACCTCAACCGGCGCCCCTTCAAGAAGCTTCCCGGCTGCCGCCAGCAGCTCTTCGACACCCTGGAACGTCCGGCTCTGAATCCTCTGCCGGCGACCCCCTATACGTTCGCCGAATGGCGCCATGCGCGGGTCAACATCGATTACCATGCCGAAGTCGACCACCACTACTACTCGGTCCCGTATGTGCTGGTGAAGCAGCAGCTCGACGTGCGCCTGACGGCGACCACCGTCGAATTTCTGCACAAAGGGCAACGGGTGGCCTCCCATGTCCGCTCCTCTGAGCGCGGTCGCCACACCACTCTCGGCGAGCACATGCCCAAAAGCCACAGGGAGTATGCCGAATGGACGCCGCAGCGCCTGGTTTCCTGGGCGGCCAAAACCGGACCGCACACCGCCGCCTTGGCAGAGAAGATCCTGGCCTCACGGGCCCATCCCCAGCAGGGCTACCGCAGCGTCCTGGGGCTGATCCGGCTGGCCAAGACCTACACGCCCGAGCGCCTGGAGGCGGCCTGCCAGCGGGCCCTGGCAACAAACGCCTGTCGCCTCAAGAGCGTCGCCTCGATCCTCAAAACCGGACTGGACCGCCAGTCGCTCCCCGAGTCCACCGAGTCCCAACTCTCATTGCTGCCGAGTCACGACAACATCCGCGGCGCCGGCTACTACCACTGA
- the istB gene encoding IS21-like element helper ATPase IstB, with protein MLSHPTDDKLRALKLTGMLKALQEQRLSETADALSFEERLGLLVDREQTERDSRRLTTRLRTARLRQSACIEDLDWRAPRGLDRDLVLALAGGRYLAKGHNILITGPTGVGKSYLACALAHKACRLGCKTLYLRLPRFLEELALARADGRYPKMMDRVAKTQLLVLDDWGLAPMTAAGCRDLLEILEDRHNLRSTLITSQLPVEAWHDYLGDPTVADAILDRLIHNAYRLTLKGESMRKRRSQLDPIGNLA; from the coding sequence ATGCTCAGCCACCCCACCGACGACAAACTGCGCGCCCTCAAGCTGACCGGCATGCTCAAGGCCCTTCAGGAACAGCGCCTTAGCGAGACCGCCGATGCCTTGAGCTTCGAGGAGCGCCTCGGCCTGCTGGTCGACCGCGAGCAGACCGAGCGCGACAGCCGCCGGCTCACCACTCGCCTGCGCACGGCCCGGCTGCGTCAGAGCGCCTGCATCGAGGACCTCGACTGGAGGGCACCCCGGGGACTCGACCGCGACCTCGTGCTGGCGCTGGCCGGCGGTCGCTACCTCGCCAAGGGCCACAACATTCTCATCACCGGCCCCACCGGCGTCGGCAAGAGCTACCTCGCCTGCGCCTTGGCTCACAAGGCCTGCCGCCTCGGCTGCAAGACCCTCTACCTGCGCCTGCCCCGCTTCCTGGAGGAACTGGCCCTCGCGCGGGCCGACGGCCGCTACCCCAAGATGATGGATAGAGTCGCCAAGACTCAACTGCTCGTCCTCGACGATTGGGGGCTCGCCCCCATGACCGCCGCCGGTTGCCGCGATCTGCTCGAAATCCTCGAGGACCGCCACAATCTGCGTTCGACCCTGATCACCAGCCAGCTTCCGGTCGAAGCCTGGCACGACTACCTCGGGGATCCGACGGTCGCCGACGCCATCCTCGACCGCCTCATCCACAACGCCTACCGGCTCACCTTGAAAGGAGAATCGATGCGCAAACGGCGATCCCAGCTTGACCCGATCGGCAACTTGGCGTAA